A single Calidifontibacter indicus DNA region contains:
- a CDS encoding undecaprenyl-diphosphate phosphatase — MSGLSYLDSVILGVVEGLTEFLPVSSTGHLTIAEKLLGYEVDNKAITSFTAVIQIGAIVATFVYFWRKIVTLLGAWVRGLANKDARANHDYQLAWAVIVGSIPVGIVGFLAKDLVSGSLRSLWVVAGALILWSGAMWWAEREHSRRAAEGTVRDEHDITIKDGVIIGLVQCLALIPGVSRSGATISAGLVRGLDRVTATNLSFFMAIPALTAAGLYELKDVDTKVVGWGQLGVGTLVSFVVAFASIAWLLRFVRNHPITVFVSYRVVLGVALIVALGAGWLSAT; from the coding sequence ATGTCCGGCCTCAGTTACCTCGACTCGGTCATCCTCGGCGTCGTCGAGGGTCTCACCGAGTTCCTGCCCGTCTCCTCCACCGGCCACCTGACGATCGCCGAGAAGCTGCTCGGCTACGAGGTCGACAACAAGGCGATCACCTCGTTCACCGCCGTCATCCAGATCGGCGCGATCGTCGCCACCTTCGTGTACTTCTGGCGCAAGATCGTGACCCTGCTCGGCGCCTGGGTGCGCGGCCTTGCCAACAAGGACGCGCGCGCGAACCACGATTACCAACTCGCGTGGGCGGTCATCGTCGGGTCGATCCCGGTCGGCATCGTCGGCTTCCTCGCCAAAGACCTCGTCAGCGGCTCGCTCCGGTCACTGTGGGTCGTGGCCGGCGCCCTCATCCTCTGGTCGGGCGCCATGTGGTGGGCCGAGCGTGAGCACTCCCGTCGGGCCGCCGAAGGCACCGTGCGCGACGAGCACGACATCACGATCAAGGACGGCGTGATCATCGGCCTGGTGCAGTGTCTCGCGCTGATTCCAGGTGTTTCCCGCTCCGGCGCGACGATCTCCGCCGGACTCGTCCGCGGCCTCGACCGGGTCACCGCGACGAACCTGTCGTTCTTCATGGCGATCCCCGCGCTCACCGCCGCGGGCCTCTACGAGCTCAAGGACGTCGACACCAAGGTGGTCGGCTGGGGCCAGCTCGGGGTCGGCACGCTGGTGAGCTTCGTCGTCGCCTTCGCCTCCATCGCGTGGCTGTTGCGGTTCGTGCGCAACCACCCGATCACCGTGTTCGTGTCGTACCGCGTGGTGCTCGGCGTCGCGCTGATCGTGGCGTTGGGTGCCGGCTGGCTCTCGGCCACCTGA
- the lysX gene encoding bifunctional lysylphosphatidylglycerol synthetase/lysine--tRNA ligase LysX, producing the protein MIASKLLKGSINSYGGPTDATRERVGLPEAVATWLGRLLLIAALWSFASLILPLRIVGLVVSDVLSLLGLPAEPSLFIAVLTLVLAGAVRRRLRAAHTVVVIFMALTALSSAAMALTAVNDPDSGLGARLHGMTRDYLEIRSGVRFNVVALVLQVAVLVLVLLSRRAFPAKLQKGSLRVAFGVLVGGLAVSAAVAFVLTLAFPHRLVGIGERARWSIRSAFGVETGPGTPSFHGHVGPHWVYVIAGLISAVALVFALLAMWRAGHSGAWQSADDELAVRELLLRHGEDDSLGYFATRRDKEVVFSPDRRAVLTYRNEGSVSVASADPIGDRAAWPAAIEAWRAQSRERGLYCAVLSSSEAATEQYVAAGLRAFPLGDEAIIDAEMFSLRGRSMRPVRQAVTRISRAGYTAQVRRHGELNQDELAEIERLATEWRGNETERGFSMALNRLGDPADARCVLITARDAHGVIRGFLSFVPWGVRGVSLDLMRRDRSAENGLNEYMVAKLLELGGALGIRRVSLNFAVFRNVFSTADQVGAGPITKLTDAALSFASRFYQLETLYRSNDKYRPTWVPRMLCYDPMLTVARAGLAMGVAEGFVRPIGPRFLIGPRPEEIQPPRTDPGFVEAVRAQEELLLVPEPDGVVLGDQQRVRREKLDLLRASGEEGYPVSVPRTHRVGELLERYPDLPADTVTGEEVSVSGRVHAWRDLGGVTFAVLDDEGHRIQSMVTADGTPAPARDLWRRAVDLGDLVSVTGRVATSRNGELSVLVASWVMASKCLSPMPGPGSQLSDEVRARSRSLELLVDPTSLQMLQRRFVGVRTMREVFAEKGFTEVETPMLQSVHGGATARPFKTHINAYNMGLYLRIAPELYLKRLAVGGMQKVFELNRNFRNEGVDATHNPEFTSLEAYQAYGDYNTMRDLMREVVLRTATAVNGRPVAYRPDGSGGSTEIDLDRPWPVVTVHDAVSKAVGETVTSSMPLAEMVRICRDHGVGVPAGAGSGKLVMELYEALVEKQTTFPTFYQDFPVEVSPLARPGRNDPLVAEQWDLVAFGTELGTAYSELIDPVDQRDRLTRQSLAAAAGDPEAMELDEAFLAALELGMPPTGGLGFGVDRLIMMLLGTNIRSTLAFPFVRPAGNEQLGR; encoded by the coding sequence GTGATCGCGAGCAAGCTGCTCAAGGGGTCGATCAACTCCTACGGCGGACCCACGGACGCAACGCGCGAGCGCGTCGGCCTTCCGGAGGCCGTGGCCACCTGGCTCGGCCGGCTGCTGCTGATTGCCGCACTCTGGTCGTTCGCCTCGCTCATCCTCCCCTTGCGGATTGTCGGGCTCGTCGTGTCCGACGTTCTGTCGTTGCTGGGTCTGCCGGCCGAACCCAGCTTGTTCATTGCGGTGCTGACGTTGGTGCTGGCCGGCGCCGTCCGTCGTCGGCTGCGGGCGGCACATACCGTCGTCGTCATCTTCATGGCGCTGACCGCGTTGTCATCCGCGGCAATGGCGCTCACCGCAGTGAACGACCCCGACTCGGGTCTCGGCGCCCGACTGCACGGAATGACCCGGGACTACCTGGAGATCCGCAGCGGGGTGCGGTTCAACGTGGTTGCACTCGTGCTGCAGGTCGCGGTGCTCGTGCTCGTCCTGCTGAGTCGGCGCGCCTTCCCGGCGAAACTGCAGAAGGGCAGCCTGCGCGTTGCCTTCGGTGTGCTCGTCGGTGGCCTGGCCGTCTCGGCGGCTGTCGCGTTCGTCCTCACATTGGCCTTCCCGCACCGACTGGTGGGCATCGGCGAGCGGGCACGGTGGAGCATCCGCTCCGCATTCGGCGTGGAGACCGGGCCGGGCACTCCCAGTTTCCACGGTCATGTCGGTCCGCACTGGGTCTATGTCATTGCCGGCCTGATCTCCGCGGTCGCACTGGTCTTCGCGCTTCTTGCGATGTGGCGTGCCGGACACTCCGGTGCCTGGCAGAGTGCCGACGACGAACTCGCCGTCCGTGAACTGCTGTTGCGGCACGGTGAGGACGACTCCCTCGGCTACTTCGCGACGCGACGCGACAAGGAAGTCGTCTTCTCCCCGGACCGCCGGGCTGTACTGACCTACCGCAACGAGGGCAGCGTCAGCGTGGCCAGCGCCGATCCGATCGGTGATCGAGCCGCGTGGCCGGCGGCCATCGAGGCGTGGCGCGCGCAGAGCCGCGAGCGGGGTCTGTACTGTGCGGTGCTTTCCAGCAGTGAGGCAGCAACGGAGCAGTATGTCGCTGCCGGACTGCGCGCCTTTCCGCTGGGTGACGAAGCGATCATCGACGCCGAGATGTTCAGCCTGCGCGGTCGCTCGATGCGTCCGGTGCGGCAAGCCGTCACCCGCATCAGTCGCGCCGGATACACCGCGCAGGTGCGTCGGCACGGCGAGCTGAACCAGGATGAACTCGCCGAGATCGAACGGCTCGCCACCGAATGGCGGGGCAACGAGACCGAGCGTGGTTTCTCGATGGCGCTCAACCGACTGGGTGATCCCGCCGATGCCCGGTGCGTGCTGATCACCGCGCGTGATGCACACGGTGTCATTCGCGGGTTTCTGTCCTTCGTCCCCTGGGGTGTGCGCGGTGTGTCGCTCGACCTGATGCGTCGAGACCGGTCGGCCGAGAACGGGCTGAACGAGTACATGGTCGCCAAGTTGCTCGAGCTGGGTGGTGCACTCGGAATCCGACGCGTGTCGCTGAACTTCGCGGTCTTCCGCAATGTGTTCAGCACGGCCGATCAGGTTGGAGCGGGACCGATCACCAAGCTCACCGATGCCGCGCTCTCCTTCGCCTCGCGGTTCTACCAACTCGAGACGCTTTACCGGTCCAACGACAAGTACCGCCCGACCTGGGTGCCGCGCATGCTGTGTTACGACCCGATGCTCACGGTTGCTCGCGCCGGTCTTGCGATGGGGGTCGCCGAGGGCTTCGTGCGCCCGATCGGGCCGCGCTTCCTCATCGGGCCGCGCCCCGAGGAGATCCAGCCGCCGCGCACCGACCCGGGTTTCGTTGAGGCGGTGCGGGCGCAGGAGGAGTTGCTGCTCGTGCCCGAGCCCGACGGCGTCGTGCTCGGCGACCAACAGCGGGTGCGCCGGGAGAAGCTCGACCTGCTGCGCGCGTCGGGGGAGGAGGGCTACCCGGTGTCGGTGCCGCGCACCCACCGCGTCGGCGAACTGCTCGAGCGCTACCCCGACCTGCCGGCCGACACGGTGACCGGCGAGGAGGTTTCCGTCAGCGGACGCGTCCACGCCTGGCGTGACCTCGGCGGAGTCACCTTCGCGGTGTTGGACGACGAGGGTCACCGCATCCAGTCGATGGTCACCGCCGACGGCACCCCCGCGCCGGCCCGTGATCTCTGGCGCCGCGCCGTCGACCTCGGCGACCTCGTGAGCGTGACCGGGCGTGTTGCGACCTCCCGGAACGGTGAGTTGTCGGTGCTCGTCGCGTCGTGGGTGATGGCCTCCAAGTGCCTCAGCCCGATGCCCGGCCCCGGGTCGCAACTGTCCGACGAGGTGCGCGCACGTAGTCGTTCGCTGGAGTTGCTTGTCGATCCGACGTCGCTGCAGATGTTGCAGCGCCGGTTCGTCGGGGTGCGGACGATGCGCGAGGTGTTCGCGGAGAAGGGCTTCACCGAGGTCGAGACACCGATGCTGCAGTCGGTGCACGGCGGGGCCACGGCCCGTCCGTTCAAGACCCACATCAACGCTTACAACATGGGGCTCTACCTGCGCATCGCACCGGAGCTGTACCTGAAGCGGCTCGCCGTCGGCGGCATGCAGAAGGTGTTCGAGCTCAACCGCAACTTCCGCAACGAAGGCGTCGACGCCACCCACAACCCCGAGTTCACCTCGCTCGAGGCCTACCAGGCGTACGGCGACTACAACACGATGCGTGACCTCATGCGTGAGGTGGTGCTGCGCACCGCCACCGCGGTGAACGGCCGTCCCGTCGCCTACCGTCCGGACGGCTCGGGCGGCAGCACCGAGATCGACCTCGACCGACCGTGGCCGGTGGTCACCGTGCACGACGCGGTGTCGAAGGCCGTGGGGGAGACGGTCACCAGTTCCATGCCGCTGGCGGAGATGGTGCGGATCTGTCGTGACCACGGGGTCGGTGTGCCGGCCGGAGCCGGCTCGGGCAAGCTCGTCATGGAGCTCTATGAAGCACTCGTGGAGAAGCAGACGACGTTCCCGACCTTCTACCAGGACTTCCCGGTCGAGGTATCGCCCCTGGCGCGCCCGGGCCGGAACGATCCGTTGGTCGCCGAGCAGTGGGACCTCGTCGCCTTCGGCACCGAGCTCGGCACCGCCTACAGCGAACTCATCGATCCGGTCGACCAGCGGGATCGCCTCACCCGGCAGTCGCTGGCGGCCGCGGCGGGCGACCCGGAGGCGATGGAACTCGACGAAGCGTTCCTCGCCGCGCTCGAGCTGGGCATGCCACCCACCGGCGGTCTCGGGTTCGGCGTCGACCGGTTGATCATGATGCTGCTCGGCACGAATATCCGCAGCACGTTGGCATTTCCGTTCGTGCGACCAGCGGGCAACGAACAACTTGGCCGGTAG
- a CDS encoding cystathionine beta-synthase, with translation MKFAEHIADLVGGTPLVKLNRVTEGIDCTVLAKAEYLNPGGSVKDRIALKMIEAAEASGELQPGGTIVEPTSGNTGVGLALVAQRKGYKCIFVCPDKVSEDKRNVLRAYGAEVVVTPTSVPPEHPDSYYSVSDRIARETPGGWKPDQYSNPNGPASHYESTGPEIWQDTDGGLTSFVAGIGTGGTITGTGRYLREISADRDGGRVQIIGADPEGSVYSGGTGRPYLVEGVGEDMWPRAYDPKVVDEVIAVSDAESFEMTRRLAREEGLLVGGSCGMAVVAALRHARTLPADAVVVVLLPDSGRGYMSKIFDDTWMASYGFLRGEETRTVGDVLAAKSGSMPALVHTHPNETVRDAIEILREYGVSQMPVVKAEPPIMAGEVAGAVSERALLDALYTGHAHLADSVEKHMEPGLPLVGAGEPVESVREQLATHDALMVVDGGKPIGVLTRADLLAILAV, from the coding sequence ATGAAGTTCGCCGAGCACATCGCCGACCTCGTCGGCGGCACCCCGTTGGTCAAGCTGAACCGAGTCACCGAAGGCATCGACTGCACGGTGCTGGCCAAGGCCGAGTACCTCAACCCGGGCGGCTCGGTGAAGGACCGCATCGCCCTGAAGATGATCGAGGCCGCCGAGGCCTCGGGTGAGTTGCAGCCGGGAGGCACGATCGTCGAGCCGACCTCGGGCAACACCGGAGTGGGTCTCGCCCTGGTCGCGCAGCGCAAGGGCTACAAGTGCATCTTCGTGTGCCCCGACAAGGTCAGTGAGGACAAGCGCAACGTGCTGCGCGCGTACGGTGCCGAAGTAGTTGTCACGCCGACGTCGGTGCCGCCCGAGCACCCCGACTCCTACTACTCGGTCTCCGACCGGATCGCCCGGGAGACTCCGGGTGGCTGGAAGCCCGACCAGTACTCCAACCCCAACGGGCCCGCCTCGCACTACGAGAGCACCGGACCGGAGATCTGGCAGGACACCGACGGCGGCCTCACGTCGTTCGTCGCCGGCATCGGCACGGGCGGCACCATCACCGGCACCGGACGCTACTTGCGGGAGATCTCGGCCGATCGCGACGGCGGCCGGGTGCAGATCATCGGGGCTGACCCGGAGGGTTCGGTCTACTCGGGAGGCACCGGTCGTCCCTACCTGGTCGAAGGTGTGGGCGAGGACATGTGGCCGCGTGCCTACGACCCGAAGGTGGTCGACGAGGTGATCGCCGTTTCGGACGCCGAGTCGTTCGAGATGACACGCCGGCTCGCCCGCGAGGAGGGACTGCTCGTCGGTGGCTCCTGCGGTATGGCCGTGGTCGCGGCGCTGCGGCACGCACGTACCTTGCCCGCCGACGCGGTAGTGGTCGTCCTGCTGCCCGACTCCGGTCGTGGCTACATGAGCAAGATCTTCGACGACACCTGGATGGCGTCGTACGGCTTCCTGCGGGGGGAGGAGACCCGCACCGTCGGTGACGTGCTCGCCGCCAAGAGTGGGTCGATGCCCGCGTTGGTGCACACCCACCCGAACGAGACGGTGCGCGACGCCATCGAGATCCTGCGTGAGTACGGCGTCTCGCAGATGCCGGTCGTGAAGGCCGAGCCCCCGATCATGGCCGGCGAGGTCGCCGGCGCGGTGAGTGAGCGTGCCCTGCTGGATGCGCTGTACACCGGTCACGCCCACCTGGCCGACTCGGTCGAGAAACACATGGAGCCGGGACTGCCGTTGGTCGGTGCGGGGGAGCCGGTCGAGTCGGTGCGCGAACAGCTGGCGACGCACGACGCGCTGATGGTCGTGGACGGCGGGAAGCCGATCGGTGTGCTGACCAGGGCCGACCTGCTCGCGATCCTGGCCGTCTGA
- a CDS encoding SGNH/GDSL hydrolase family protein, translated as MPGARKIASTAAYAGSIGAAGLAGVGLGAYGLLRIEALIARRVVGQPFEGAPEDSGTYGHAPGRPIEMLVIGDSTAKGMGADHATQTVGAIVATAVAAIAGRPVHLTNVAAVGAISTDLGDQVERALELVDNPQVAVVMVGANDVTKSVQRATSTRHLAAAVAALRAVGCEVVVGTCPDLGVIEPVPQPLRLLTRKWSRDLAAAQTVAVVEHGGRTVSLGDLLGHEFEQTPSVMFSKDRFHPSAAGYARAASALIPSVLDALGMTSTDTGRAPDRRRGESIGPVSVAANRAVRDPGTEVSATEIGGQESGHRGRWAVLLRRHREPLPTSVEPPAARSAETAVPDGEGSTDVTPGTARNSDT; from the coding sequence ATGCCGGGAGCACGCAAGATCGCATCGACGGCGGCTTACGCGGGATCGATCGGCGCCGCAGGACTCGCCGGCGTCGGCCTGGGCGCCTACGGCTTGTTGCGGATCGAAGCGTTGATCGCCCGCCGCGTCGTCGGCCAGCCGTTCGAAGGCGCACCCGAAGACTCCGGCACCTACGGGCACGCCCCCGGCCGGCCGATCGAGATGCTGGTCATCGGTGACTCGACGGCGAAGGGCATGGGCGCTGACCACGCCACCCAGACCGTCGGCGCGATCGTGGCCACCGCGGTCGCTGCCATCGCCGGACGCCCGGTGCACCTGACGAACGTGGCCGCGGTCGGCGCGATCTCCACCGACCTCGGCGATCAGGTCGAACGCGCCCTGGAACTCGTGGACAACCCGCAGGTCGCCGTGGTGATGGTGGGCGCGAACGACGTCACCAAGAGCGTCCAGCGCGCGACCTCCACCCGGCATCTCGCCGCCGCCGTCGCCGCCCTGCGGGCCGTCGGGTGCGAGGTCGTGGTCGGCACCTGCCCCGATCTCGGCGTCATCGAGCCGGTCCCCCAACCGCTGCGACTGCTGACCCGCAAGTGGTCCCGCGATCTTGCCGCGGCCCAGACCGTGGCCGTCGTCGAGCACGGCGGACGCACCGTGTCGCTGGGCGACCTGCTGGGTCACGAGTTCGAACAGACCCCGTCGGTGATGTTCAGCAAGGACCGCTTTCACCCGTCCGCCGCCGGCTATGCCCGCGCCGCCTCGGCGCTCATCCCGTCGGTGCTCGACGCACTCGGCATGACCTCGACCGACACCGGCCGCGCACCCGACCGGCGCCGCGGCGAGAGCATCGGCCCGGTGTCGGTCGCCGCCAACCGCGCCGTCCGCGACCCGGGCACCGAGGTGAGCGCGACCGAGATCGGCGGGCAGGAATCGGGCCATCGCGGACGCTGGGCCGTGCTGCTGCGGCGGCACCGCGAGCCCCTGCCCACCAGCGTCGAGCCGCCGGCTGCGCGCTCGGCGGAAACGGCCGTCCCGGACGGCGAGGGGTCCACGGACGTGACGCCCGGCACAGCCCGGAACAGCGACACGTAG
- a CDS encoding acetyl-CoA C-acetyltransferase, protein MPEAVIVSTARTPIGRAFKGSLKDVRPDDLATQVVQAALAKVPNLDPSLIDDLYLGCAEPWGEHGNNMARVVAVLAGFDNLPGATVNRFCASSVQTTRMAYHAIKAGEGDVFISGGVECVSRYLDFASAGSSPEAIQNPKFKDAVARTAKIAAENTTWTDPRAEGLLPDAYIAMGQTAENVATFRGVSRARQDEWGVSSQNRAEKAIADGFFAREIAPVTLADGTVVSTDDGPRPGVSLEKVSTLQPVFRENGTVTAGNCCPLNDGAAAVVVMSDTKAKELGLTPLARVVSTGVSALSPEIMGLGPVEASKQALARAGMTIDDMDLYEINEAFAAQVLPSADDLGMDFEKLNKFGGAIALGHPFGSTGARITTTLLNGLQTVDGTFGLETMCVGGGQGMAIIYERLS, encoded by the coding sequence ATGCCCGAAGCAGTCATCGTCTCCACCGCCCGTACGCCGATCGGCCGCGCCTTCAAGGGTTCGCTCAAGGACGTCCGCCCGGACGACCTCGCGACCCAGGTCGTCCAGGCCGCGCTGGCGAAGGTGCCGAACCTCGACCCGTCGCTCATCGACGACCTCTACCTCGGTTGCGCCGAGCCGTGGGGCGAGCACGGCAACAACATGGCCCGCGTCGTCGCGGTGCTCGCCGGTTTCGACAACCTGCCCGGTGCCACCGTCAACCGCTTCTGCGCGTCGTCGGTGCAGACCACCCGGATGGCCTACCACGCGATCAAGGCCGGTGAAGGTGACGTGTTCATCTCCGGTGGCGTCGAGTGCGTGAGCCGTTACCTCGACTTCGCCAGCGCCGGTTCCTCTCCCGAGGCGATCCAGAACCCGAAGTTCAAGGACGCCGTCGCCCGCACGGCGAAGATCGCAGCGGAGAACACCACCTGGACCGACCCGCGTGCCGAGGGCCTCCTGCCCGACGCCTACATCGCGATGGGCCAGACGGCCGAGAACGTCGCCACCTTCCGCGGCGTCAGCCGCGCCCGCCAGGACGAGTGGGGCGTCTCCAGCCAGAACCGCGCCGAGAAGGCGATCGCCGACGGCTTCTTCGCCCGTGAGATCGCGCCCGTCACCCTGGCCGACGGCACCGTCGTCTCCACCGACGACGGCCCGCGTCCCGGCGTCAGCCTGGAGAAGGTCTCGACCCTGCAGCCGGTCTTCCGCGAGAACGGCACCGTCACCGCCGGTAACTGCTGCCCACTGAACGACGGCGCCGCCGCTGTCGTCGTCATGAGCGACACGAAGGCCAAGGAGCTCGGCCTCACCCCGCTGGCCCGCGTCGTCTCGACCGGCGTGTCCGCGTTGTCGCCCGAGATCATGGGCCTCGGCCCGGTCGAGGCCTCGAAGCAGGCGCTCGCCCGCGCCGGCATGACCATCGACGACATGGACCTCTACGAGATCAACGAGGCCTTCGCCGCGCAGGTGCTGCCGTCGGCCGACGACCTCGGCATGGACTTCGAAAAGCTCAACAAGTTCGGCGGTGCGATCGCCCTCGGCCACCCCTTCGGTTCGACCGGCGCCCGCATCACCACCACGCTGCTCAACGGCCTGCAGACCGTCGACGGCACCTTCGGCCTCGAGACGATGTGCGTCGGTGGCGGCCAGGGCATGGCGATCATCTACGAGCGTCTGTCCTGA